CACACCTTTTTCCCCTAGCTCCAGGGATACTCTTTTTCAGAATCACCCCATTTTCTAGACTGAAGAATTTCCTACATGTGTCGTCATCCTCTTCCTCGGCTAACATTAGCCATGGAACCCTAGGCAAATCGCTATTAAAATTATCCTTTGTGGCCACAGAGTGCCAGGATTTGCAGACAGTACCAAAACTAAGATAATcttcaattaaattaatacgCTTAACAACTAGAACCAGAAGATCAGAGTTAAGTTCAGACCAATCAGACATTTTTTCAGTTTTAAGCCTTAACTAACGGAACGATACGGATAAATGGTCGGAAAATACCTAAATTTAGTGAATCGAGCTTCCGGCGAACACGGAGGACAGTGATGATTCAGCCGGAGATGTGTGAACACAGAGAAGCAGCACACTGATGCTTCTTTTTACGATGTGTGTAgttaaatttaacattttttcattttatttcaattacataatatatataaaggacTAGATTAATCACTTTTTctacatattaaaaatatgtttgaccaaatatttaagaaaatttagaaaatttaattttcaaatatttataaattttctaaaaatggctcaaagtagtttttgaatttttgagatttttccaCTTCAAAATTTATTACCAAATAATGTATAGTTCGATTATGTGATATATTTAAAGAActatatgatattttttgtttaatacaTCAAACGCTATTTCAATTACGTGATATATAAGAATGGACTAAAATAACACAACACCAATCCATTTAAGaccattttgatattttctcaACAATTTTGTGTAGTAAAAGCAAAGTCCAAAATGTAACTGAAAAATTTGCTTTATATTCTTTCAAACACTTCTCTCATTGGAAGCTCCGCTACCTCTCAGTGTTCGACCTCCCGGCGAACACTGATGTGGAGCTCCGCCCTCTCAACGCCCGTCATCTCCGGTGAAACTCCGGTGTTCTAGCTCCCGAAGAAAACTGATAGGGAGCTCCGCCCTCTCAACGCCTGTCATCTCCGGTGAAACTCCGGTGTTCGAGCTCCCGGCGAACACTGATAGAGAGCTCCGCCGTCTCCGCTGAAAAGCTTGGTTGATGAACAATCACCAGTTTGCTTGTCCAACTCATCTTTGTTCATCGGGAGTTCAATTCACATGAATTAGGTATTTTCCATCCATTTGCCTGATTTTATTAAATCCTTTCGTTAGCTAGGGGGattgaaaatgagaaaaatgaatgATTGGTCGGATTTTAACGTGAATTGATGGTTATAATTGTTAGATGTATAGATCTAATTGGGAATTACCTTAATTTTCTCATTGTGGCACTCTGTAGCCACCAAGGACAATTTTAATAGTAAGTTGCTTAGGTTCCATAGCTTATGGTGGCTGTGGAATGGAATGATAACAAATGTAGGAAATTCTTAGTCTTTACAAtagcatgatttgaagaagagGATTTCGGGAGCCCTGGAAAATGATGTATGGAGTCTATGTGATGGGTTATCAGAGTCGGAAAAGAGGTGAAATTGGTCTGTTATCCATTGTCCGGTGTTCAAATACAATTGCCACATCAAAATGCCACCGAACATTATCAATCCATCAAGGCTTTACAACCATGGACCTTTATACATAAAGCAGTTCTGACAGCTAATTCTTATTGATACGCCTGATTACATTCTCATGGTAATTAAGGGAAAATGTCCAGTCGCTCAGTTTGCAGGAGATTTTTTATGGATCAGGAATAAAAAGTTGACCTATCAAGGACATATCAATGATGTGTTATATTTCAGTGGCAACTTTTATGCAACCAGTTATAGCGGCTAGGGATTTAGGGGACAGATTTTTTCTTGGGTGTAATGCTTCTCTTTGGGTCCAACCTTCTCAACTTCCGGGAATCAAGCCCGATCATATTTATATTACAGATGATTGTTTGGGTGCATACCTCCAGTTTAAAGAAGGTGGCGGCTTGGACATGGGGGTGTTGAACTTAGCAGATGGCAGTATCCAGCCACATTATATGGTGTTTCCCTCAGCCGCGTCTGTCCTCCAATTTGGGTCACACCAAATCCTTGTTGAGTGAGCCATTTTTCTACATTTACTCTTTTTGTGATTCTATATGCTCTTGTGTTTACACCGGAAGTCAActagatttttttaaatagtattCACAACATGTCATTTATCTTCAGACTTGGCTGATGCATCTTTTTGGTTTTCATATAATTGGACAAAGGTTCTCTCACTAGTTGTTAGCTTGCTTCAAGGTATGTTGTGTTGGATTGCTGAAGGATTTATCAAAGAAAATGTAATTTTCCTTAGTGTTTTCTTTAGGAAGTTTCTACTCATTAATGAAATGTGAACATCTTTAACAGATttgtaaataaattttctttttgaatataATGGAACTTTCTGATGTCTGAGTGGATTACTTGGAAGCCTCTTAGGAGGATCAACTTTTCTATGATGCCGTTAAGATTAGGAAAAAATGATGACAAATATACTGATGGAGAAACAATTAAATGCAAGAAGTAGATTGTTTACTTTTGTTATGGACCCTTAATGCTGTGTGACTTGAGACTAAATTGTTTGGTTCTCTTTTATTGCATGCTAAGTTTTGTTTGAAGTGATGATATCCACACTTGTATAGTGATATGGTTTTATCATTATTATGTTTCTTGTTGTTTCTCTGTTATGTTAACCCTCTATACATAGCATATCCTACCTTATTGGACTGGTTAAGTCACGGTACTTAGAAAATAACAGGCtagcaaatatatatgtaaacaTACTTGGTATAAATCTTGTTTATCATGTTTGTTGAGTTTAGAACAGGTACTTGgtagttgaataatttattccACTATTTGGTTAACCATGTAAAGATTTTGGCTGTTTGCATGTGTCTTGTCGGCAATTTTGCATGTTTAACTCCCCATGAACATGAGAAGTTTTGTAAACTGGAATTTCTAATCTGTAATTTGAGTAAATCCATGGAATCTGAAACTTTGAAGTTCAAAACACACTCTTCAGAATAGGATATGAGGAAATATTACTCTTTTAACTGCTGTGTCCCATTTACTCTTGATATAGCTTTTGGCTGTTTATTTACCATCACACTTCCTTGACAGGCATCCTTTGATCCATCAAATCCAGTTACATCTGTTGATATTCATAAGATTTTTGAGAATCGTTCCCAGAAGCACATGCGTTTGAAGGCAGCTGGTGCACTAAAGCTCTCGCTATGCGCAGGGTTTGGGGAAGGGCCGAACCACAAGGGTTAGAAGCAAGAAGCACAAACTTATGACTCAAGTTATCATGGATATTCAAGAATGCAGCATAATTTGCAGCTACACATATAGCGTAAGttagttttgttgtttattgctGAGGCATGCtgtattttaattgatatatgtATAAGATGGAATTGTTGCTATTGCTCAACTACTATCTAACTTTAGCTTATCATCTTGTGTTAGATATTGTGAGACAATGTGATCATGATACTGTTGAAGCTCAAAGGACTCCTTTGAGTTATCAATAGTATTCGTCGGATCGAAATTCCCATTCCTCTTATTTCCTCTTTACAATTAGAAGGTCCGTGTTCAAGCTTCGAGAAAGGGGATTTCTTGTAGTAACTTGTATTACTAATGGGCATGTTCAAGGTAGTGATAATGAAGGGGGAAGAAATAGAGCGATATGCAAATTAATTTGAGATTAAgatgtatgttgttgttttacGAAATGAATGATGATAAGCATGTGCTTCACAAACAAGTCATACCTACAAGTAATCTCTATCCAATGACTATAAAGTGGGAAGGAAAAGGTAGAAGAAAGAGAAACTAATGAATTTTTCCTAGTAGAAATATATCAAGATACTATTACAACCAATACATTAATATTTGCAATTGTTTCAAATTTTTGCTGCATTGCTTTTCGTATGAAAAATATGTGaatgaaaataatgattaaaggGCTCTGTATAgctaaaacattttttattctaAATCATAACTCACCAAAATAGTCATATTTCGAGTTGATGTTCTGTCATCAGAAAATCATAAACTAAGGGATCATTTGGATGCTGGTTAGGAAGTTGAATTAGGCATGTTTTAAAACTAGCATaattagtactatgtttggtagcATTTTGTTTGCTATGTATTAAATTTAGCACACCAAGTATGGTGTTTAGTTACCTAAAAGTAAttgattcaaataaattaagtttAGAACGGGATATAAAACTCTATCATAAGCAGAAAAAGGagaataaataagaataaatatccGGGAAGCAGGAAATATCGGAACCAAAAAGGTAGGTATATGTACTAATTAATGAGAAATAGAAACTTGACCTAATTTAGTCACTCATTTGGACAACTCAAACTAAAATCTAAAAAGatgaaactttttatttatgataattaGAACAAGTATATACTATGCATATTTAAATACCATTTTGAAGTCTTTTTTAGtatacaaatttataattttccCATATAGCGACATAATAATGCATTCAATCTTCTTTCCATATCATCACCTTTTTATTTCAAGCTacaattcattttaatttttcaacaaCGGTCTTCTTGTAACCATTAAAAAACTACTATACGTATCACATTGTTACAATTAACATTTAGAAAAGTAATTTCCTTAGCATATGGTGGTCAGtgtggaaggaaagaaatgggAGATGTTTTGAAGATAGATCTAATTCCATTCACAAAGTAAAATGGAATTGTTTGGTATCTttacttttttggtgtaaacaactCTGCATAGAAGATGTAGATCAAATTATAGAATTAATAGGGAGCTTGTAATTTCGCTTAGGGCTGTAAATTTTGAAGGTGGCCAGCATGTCCTTAATGCTAAAGAATACAACTTTACcaatgttcaaaaaaaaaaaaaaaagtaatttccTTATATAGTCGTGACATTAGGAATAGtaaacaattttcaaattttaaggtTTTAGTTAAATGACACTAGAATTTTGTCTTATATTTTAGAACTTTGGATTAAACTATTTGAATTTTCGTATCTACCAGTAATTGTTGTAGTTGTATTGAATGTTGTATGAAGTTGTAAATAAGTTGTGCATTGTATAAGTAGTtctataaaaaatgtttttaagatgTATGCTTTAGCATGTTTGAAGAATAACattttaatacaaattttatacaTACTTTATAGATTTTGTATAAGTTTTGAAACAAGAGTTATACAGATATATACATATTGCTTACAATATGTATAGTATTTTTTCAGAAACCAACATTAActtcatacaaaatttatacaattatagACATACTTCTCACAGAATCTGCATGAACTTGTGAGCGAGATTTGAAGCCTGATTTCGCTGATGTCTTGAAAGAGAACTCCTTTTATGTTTGGTAAAACGGAAAAATACTGCGACTTTTGGTAATATGAGGTCTAATTTCAAAATCCAAAACCAGATCAGGTTGGGGAAAGAAAATGTGTCCAAACCAGAAATCGTAAATGCTATAAAACCTCGTGCATCCATCCTTGTTATTGGTAGGTCATCTCGATTGTTCGACAAGCTGATAGTGGCTGTTTAAGCTATTAAATTTGTTTTGGGTAAATCTTCTTTGCGGCCTTTGTATGTATTTTCAGATTCCTCTTTGACTATTATAGCTCCCAGTGCTCTTTTGATATTGGTTTTTGAAGAATTACTTAATTGGTGGCAGTGAAGCTGTAGCTTTTTAGAACCTTATGGTTTATTATTTCCTGAGGAATTTGTCAAGCAGCAGTATAAATTGTCACTGTTGGAGAGTGAAGTTAATGTTTTTGCAATTATTTGAGGAATTGGACACCATATTAGTAAAAGTTGCCATCTTTATTTAGAATCCTCTTGTATGAATTCCGGTTTTCTCATTGATTATATTTACTCCTATGATTTGGCGTTGTAGTTCAATGAACTAGGATCAACCTTGTAAGTTTGGTGAATGGTGGGAAAAAAAGGAGCATTGTAGTATGGGTGTTAGAATTGACTTCTTCTCTGAAGCTATATCTTGATGTTTTGAAACAACATTAAGATAgatatatttgtattcattgtGATTAGTTTCTGGATTGTAACAAATGACATGTGTGCTTAGTGATCATATCTTTTGGTTGTTATCCTAAGTTTGTGTGATACTGTGAAAGTTTTATGGTTATTGTTTTGTTCTAATATTATATATCGCATTCCTTATTGATGTTTCAGATTGTAAATGGCTGGTTGCTCGGAGCTTCCACAGGATTTGCTGAGGTTGATAGCTCATTGTCTCGCTACATATACAGATCAAGTCCAGTTCACATGTGTTTGAACTTCATGGAGGTCAGTATTACCAACTATTTCTAGTATTAAGGGAGTTCAGCCATGGTTGCTGCTGCCTCATGACGatagtaaaaatgaaaaatatgaaaagtttcTTATTAGCATATATGAAAGAAGAGTAGTTCACTATCTTGAGATTCCGGAGGTCCTTGGTAAGAAGGAGTTTCACTGTTCTCCCATGGATGGTTAGTTTCTAATTTTCTATTGAAAAAGACTCCTAAAATCTGTCTAACCTAATCATTAGGGTTGAAATCACCCTTCCACCGAGGTATAAGTACCCCGATGTGAGAAAGTATTGTGCTAAGAAGCTTGAAACTGAATATTTGCTTGAAGTCCATAATGGACAGACTTTATTCCTTCCAGtgatctggaaacacacctttTATTCAAAGTTGTCCTATCTTCATGTCCTGCCTCTAGCAAAGTTAACTCTTTGTTTGTCGCCATCTATGGTGGTAATTATAACTTGGCCTACTTAAACTTGGAAATAAAAGTTGGATATCCATTTCCAAAACAGGATACCATGATGCCATCTTTTATCACTGCCAGAAAAAATGCCTTTAATGACAATTATTTAGTGGCAATCAATTAAATGCCagtaatttatttcatttatgcAATAATTTGCAGCAATTAGACATTTGCAGGGAATAAAGACCTTTTCACTGGCCATTGACGAGAATAGCCACAAAAAGTTTGTCCTAAATAGAGtaatacaaataattgaaaGCGAGATTTTCCTAATTTTATCTCCCCTCCACCTTTTTGTATATTCCCTCCCTCTCCTCATTTTCCTCCTTGTAAACCTAGAACAGACGGAAACCCAAAATCCTTGTTGCTTGTTCTCTGATTTTTCAGTATATCTGCAATTTTTTCATCAGGAATTTCTGATTTGTGGTGGATTTTAGATATTCTGGATGGGAACGATGCATAAGAGGAAGGTGAACTTGTTTGATGTGTGGATGACTCGTTGGCATCATCAAAGAAAGCCAATGGAAGCTTAAGTAAACAACATGACGCCTTCGATCAACAAGTTAAACGAAATGCCTTACAAAGATTCTATGAGATTTTGGGGAAGAGGAAGACTCTTCCGTTATGGCATCAAAAAGAGTAGTTCTCCATCACCGGTTGTCGTCACCAGGTAATTCAAATCACCTCTCCCTCAGTCAATCTATCTCTATCTCCTCCCTCtgttttgattttctttattgttGATGGCTCCTTTCTTTCTTGGCCATCAACCTTTCCTCTCGTCAATTTCTCTATcgctggcttacttactcaagTCATAGGTCTGGTGTtgtttttctccctttttgttgattttctatttctaattaatttttgtgCATCTAGTGGTCTGCTTTAGATTATGTTCAATTTCTTTAATGACTTTTATAATACAAGTACCATGCTGCATATAGTTGTATGTTGTGTGGTTGAGATGGAATAACTCTGACTCCTATCCCATAACAAATCCGCAGGTCTCCTAAAACCGAGGAACTGGTAGTGTCCCTCAATGACCATGACCGCAGGGTCAGATATATGAGAAGAGGATTAGCTGATAGATGTTCATCGTTCTGAAGTCTTGTTGGGTCTATAATGTTCGGTGTTATTCTGATGTGGCAACTGGATTTGAACACCGGATAATGGATGCAACAGACTGATTTCACCCTCTTCTCCAACTGTGATAAGCCATCCCATCGACTCCATACATCGTTTTCCACTGGCTCCCGGAATACTCTTCTTCATAATCATGCCATTATTCAGACTGAAGAATTTTCCATATGTTTTATCATCCTCTTCCTCAGCTAGCATTAGCCATGGAACCCTTGGCAAATTACTATTAAAATTATCCTTGGTTGCCACAGAGTGCCACAATCTGCGAACAGTGTGGAAATTAAGGTAATTCTCAATCAGCTTTATTCGTCTAACAATTACAACCAACAATTCACGGTTAAGCTCCGACCAATCAGCCATTGTTCTCATTTTCAAGCCCTAGCTACCGAAAGGATTTAATAATATTGGGGCAAATGGTAGGAAAATACCTAATTTATGTGAATCGAGCTCCCGGCAAACACTGATAAGATGGAGAAGCACACTGCTGCTTCTTCATCAACCTACTTTTTCAGCAGCAACAGGCGAAGTTCCCGTGAACACTGATAAGCAGCACACTGTGAGAGTCGTGTTTGGTAGAATATCAAGCAATTTTCAGAagtttttcttttgctttttttaGACTAGATTGTTGAGAAAATGATCTTTAATGTATGAAGGGATTCTGGCCAAAATTATCCCTTTTGGTGTTGGCTTaactttgtcttttttttttttaatataatcgTGAGTACTATTTGTCCTTTTTCACCTACCAAATGTGTCAATTTTCTTCCTTTGTTCAAATTATAAACTATGTTGGTTTGTTTGCCTTTTAGTCAACAATTGAGATTATTAATTtgactccttttttttttagttcctAAGCAAATCTACAGTAACAAATGgtattaaaattttgtagaAATGAAATGGTAAAACTGAGAGTAAATATCAGCATTTCATCATTAGCTCGGGTAGTCTCTGTTTCTGGTGTTTTAGTCTCCTTTCAATGGCGCTCctgaaagcaaaaaaaaataaaaaacatttcaATGGCAACAAGTTCGTTTGTTATGGCCAGCATTATGGCAAAGTTTGTCTCCTTTTCAGTTGAGTTCTTCTCAGCCAAATTACATCTTAACCATGGTGTAAAGCGATCACGATAAATATAGAACTCAACAAGGTTGTGGTGGAATCTCCTTGAGGAATTTTGTGTGTTTTCTGAAAGATGAATTTGTATGTGTCTAATCTAATAAATTAACCTTTACTTGAATGAAACgatatttttggtttttataCTAGGAATTAAAAGTAACAAGTAACTTAAAGCAATAATTAACTATGAACAGTAAGCAATAATTTGTTCTTTCACATGGAAAATTTGAGGGATGGGGAATTAATTCCTTTCTccggaatatatatataaaaaatgaagtgATTATCTTAGTGTTAAATCTTAAAGATACCACTGTAAATTAAGTTTAATCAACCACGTAAGCtatataaaacattaaaaatgaGAGTGAAATCTTTCGAGCATAATAAAATCTTATCTGATGAAAagaaagtcaatttttttaatacctTCAATGAAAACTCCTTACGAAGTGGTCAGTTAAATTTAACAAATCTTTTGACTTGTACTTTTACCTTGAGTTGTTAGACATATAAATCTGATTGAAGACTACCTTAATTTCCGCATTGT
This genomic stretch from Solanum stenotomum isolate F172 chromosome 10, ASM1918654v1, whole genome shotgun sequence harbors:
- the LOC125841914 gene encoding uncharacterized protein LOC125841914, with product MMCYISVATFMQPVIAARDLGDRFFLGCNASLWVQPSQLPGIKPDHIYITDDCLGAYLQFKEGGGLDMGVLNLADGSIQPHYMVFPSAASVLQFGSHQILASFDPSNPVTSVDIHKIFENRSQKHMRLKAAGALKLSLCAGFGEGPNHKG
- the LOC125841915 gene encoding uncharacterized protein LOC125841915 — encoded protein: MRTMADWSELNRELLVVIVRRIKLIENYLNFHTVRRLWHSVATKDNFNSNLPRVPWLMLAEEEDDKTYGKFFSLNNGMIMKKSIPGASGKRCMESMGWLITVGEEGEISLLHPLSGVQIQLPHQNNTEHYRPNKTSER